The Delphinus delphis chromosome 7, mDelDel1.2, whole genome shotgun sequence genome includes a window with the following:
- the RNPEPL1 gene encoding aminopeptidase RNPEPL1 isoform X2 — MEASSRQGPFPCAEALKGILPTPALSPRPPPTAALPEDTVCGVRSCAEVPVHPADERGTHQCRPAREIWWLDPELTYGSAKPFVFTQGHSVCNRSFFPCFDTPAVKCTYSAVVKAPSGVQVLMSATQSTYVEEEGVYRFHMEHPVPAYLVALVAGDLQPADIGPRSRVWAEPCLLPTATSKLSGAVEQWLSAAERLYGPYLWGRYDIVFLPPSFPIVAMENPCLTFIISSILESDEFLIIDVIHEVAHSWFGNAVTNATWEEMWLSEGLATYAQRRITTETYGAAFTCLETAFRLDALHRQMKLLGEDSPVSKLQVKLEPGVNPSHLMNLFTYEKGYCFVYYLSQLCGDPQRFDRFLRAYVEKYKFTSVVAQDLLDSFLTFFPELKEQSVDCRAGLEFERWLNATGPPLAEPDLSQGSSLTRPVEALFQLWTAEPLDQAAASASTIDISKWRTFQTALFLDRLLDGSPLPQEVVMSLSKCYSSLLDSMNAEIRIRWLQIVVRNDYYPDLHRVRRFLESQMSRMYTIPLYEDLCTGALKSFALEVFYQTQGRLHPNLRRTIQQILSQGLGPGTEPSVEQGGAGADSEADTDAPALLLGDEAPGSAISLRDVNVSA; from the exons ATGGAGGCATCTTCCAGGCAGGGGCCGTTTCCTTGCGCAGAAGCCCTGAAGGGCATCCTTCCCACTCCTGCCCTGAGCCCACGCCCACCCCCGACGGCTGCCCTTCCCGAGGACACCGTGTGTGGTGTCAGGTCCTGTGCGGAGGTCCCCGTCCATCCTGCAGATGAGCGAGGCACCCACCAGTGCCGCCCCGCCCGGGAG ATCTGGTGGCTGGACCCAGAGCTGACCTACGGCAGTGCCAAGCCCTTCGTCTTCACCCAGGGCCACTCCGTCTGCAACCGTTCCTTCTTCCCGTGCTTCGACACGCCCGCCGTCAAGTGCACCTACTCGGCCGTCGTCAAG GCCCCGTCGGGGGTGCAGGTGCTGATGAGTGCCACACAGAGCACCTACGTGGAGGAGGAGGGCGTCTACCGCTTCCACATGGAGCACCCCGTGCCCGCCTACCTCGTGGCCCTCGTGGCCGGGGACCTCCAGCCGGCAGACATCGGGCCCAG GAGCCGCGTGTGGGCTGAGCCATGCCTCCTGCCCACGGCCACCAGCAAGCTGTCCGGCGCGGTGGAGCAGTGGCTGAGCGCGGCCGAGCGCCTCTATGGGCCCTACCTGTGGGGCAG GTATGACATCGTCTTCctgcccccctccttccccatcgTGGCCATGGAGAACCCCTGCCTCACCTTCATCATCTCCTCCATCCTGGAGAGTGATGAGTTCCTGATCATCGACGTCATCCACGAGGTGGCCCACAGCTGGTTCGGCAACGCCGTCACCAACGCCACATGGGAGGAGATGTGGCTGAGCGAGGGCCTGGCCACCTACGCGCAGCGCCGCATCACCACCGAGACCTACG GTGCTGCCTTCACCTGTCTGGAGACAGCCTTCCGCCTGGACGCCCTGCACAGACAGATGAAGCTCCTCGGCGAGGACAGCCCAGTTAGCAAACTGCAGGTCAAGCTGGAGCCAG GGGTGAATCCGAGCCACCTGATGAACCTGTTCACTTACGAGAAGGGCTACTGCTTCGTGTACTACCTGTCCCAGCTCTGCGGGGACCCCCAGCGCTTTGACCGCTTTCTCCGA GCCTACGTGGAGAAGTACAAGTTCACCAGCGTGGTAGCCCAGGACCTGCTGGACTCCTTCCTGACCTTCTTCCCGGAGCTGAAGGAGCAGAGTGTGGACTGCCGGGCAG GGCTGGAGTTTGAGCGCTGGCTGAATGCCACAGGCCCCCCGCTGGCCGAGCCAGACCTGTCTCAGGGATCCAGCCTGACCCGGCCCGTGGAGGCCCTCTTCCAGCTGTGGACCGCGGAGCCCCTGGACCAGGCGGCCGCGTCCGCCAGCACCATCGACATCTCCAAGTGGAGGACCTTCCAGACAGCGCTCTTCCTGGACCGGCTCCTGGATGGGTCCCCGCTGCCCCAGG AGGTGGTGATGAGCCTGTCCAAGTGCTACTCCTCCCTGCTGGACTCGATGAACGCCGAGATCCGCATCCGCTGGCTGCAGATTGTCGTCCGAAACGACTACTACCCTGACCTCCACAGGGTCCGGCGCTTCCTCGAGAGCCAG ATGTCCCGCATGTACACCATCCCGCTGTACGAGGACCTCTGCACCGGCGCCCTCAAGTCCTTCGCCCTGGAGGTCTTCTACCAGACGCAGGGCCGGCTGCACCCCAACTTGCGCCGGACCATCCAGCAGATCCTGTCCCAGGGCCTGGGCCCCGGCACAGAGCCCAGCGTGGAGCAAGGCGGGGCCGGAGCGGACTCGGAGGCGGACACAGACGCACCAGCCCTGCTGCTCGGGGACGAGGCCCCCGGCAGCGCCATCTCTCTCAGGGATGTCAACGTGTCTGCCTAG
- the RNPEPL1 gene encoding aminopeptidase RNPEPL1 isoform X1, translated as MAAQCCCRKAPGAEAAPARPPPEPPPALDVASASSAQLFRLRHLQLGLELRPEARELAGCLVLELCARRPAPRALVLDAHPALRLHSAAFRRAPAAAGEPPCAFAFAAPGPSPAPPPPLPAFPEAPGAEPACCPLAFRVDPFTDYGSSLTVTLPPELQAHQPFQVILRYTSTDAPAIWWLDPELTYGSAKPFVFTQGHSVCNRSFFPCFDTPAVKCTYSAVVKAPSGVQVLMSATQSTYVEEEGVYRFHMEHPVPAYLVALVAGDLQPADIGPRSRVWAEPCLLPTATSKLSGAVEQWLSAAERLYGPYLWGRYDIVFLPPSFPIVAMENPCLTFIISSILESDEFLIIDVIHEVAHSWFGNAVTNATWEEMWLSEGLATYAQRRITTETYGAAFTCLETAFRLDALHRQMKLLGEDSPVSKLQVKLEPGVNPSHLMNLFTYEKGYCFVYYLSQLCGDPQRFDRFLRAYVEKYKFTSVVAQDLLDSFLTFFPELKEQSVDCRAGLEFERWLNATGPPLAEPDLSQGSSLTRPVEALFQLWTAEPLDQAAASASTIDISKWRTFQTALFLDRLLDGSPLPQEVVMSLSKCYSSLLDSMNAEIRIRWLQIVVRNDYYPDLHRVRRFLESQMSRMYTIPLYEDLCTGALKSFALEVFYQTQGRLHPNLRRTIQQILSQGLGPGTEPSVEQGGAGADSEADTDAPALLLGDEAPGSAISLRDVNVSA; from the exons ATGGCGGCGCAGTGCTGCTGCCGCAAAGCGCCCGGCGCCGAGGCCGCGCCCGCGCGTCCGCCGCCCGAGCCGCCGCCCGCCCTGGACGTGGCCTCGGCCTCCAGCGCGCAGCTCTTCCGCCTCCGCCACCTgcagctgggcctggagctgCGGCCCGAGGCGCGCGAGCTGGCCGGCTGCCTGGTGCTCGAGCTGTGCGCGCGGCGCCCCGCGCCCCGCGCGCTCGTGCTCGACGCGCACCCGGCCCTGCGCCTGCATTCGGCCGCCTTCCGCCGCGCTCCCGCCGCCGCCGGCGAGCCACCCTGCGCCTTCGCCTTCGCTGCACCCGGGCCGAGTCCCGCGCCGCCGCCCCCGCTGCCCGCCTTCCCCGAGGCGCCCGGCGCGGAGCCCGCATGCTGCCCGCTGGCCTTCAGAGTGGACCCTTTCACGGACTACGGCTCCTCGCTCACCGTCACGCTGCCGCCTGAACTGCAGGCGCACCAGCCCTTCCAGGTCATCCTGCGCTACACCTCGACCGACGCCCCCGCC ATCTGGTGGCTGGACCCAGAGCTGACCTACGGCAGTGCCAAGCCCTTCGTCTTCACCCAGGGCCACTCCGTCTGCAACCGTTCCTTCTTCCCGTGCTTCGACACGCCCGCCGTCAAGTGCACCTACTCGGCCGTCGTCAAG GCCCCGTCGGGGGTGCAGGTGCTGATGAGTGCCACACAGAGCACCTACGTGGAGGAGGAGGGCGTCTACCGCTTCCACATGGAGCACCCCGTGCCCGCCTACCTCGTGGCCCTCGTGGCCGGGGACCTCCAGCCGGCAGACATCGGGCCCAG GAGCCGCGTGTGGGCTGAGCCATGCCTCCTGCCCACGGCCACCAGCAAGCTGTCCGGCGCGGTGGAGCAGTGGCTGAGCGCGGCCGAGCGCCTCTATGGGCCCTACCTGTGGGGCAG GTATGACATCGTCTTCctgcccccctccttccccatcgTGGCCATGGAGAACCCCTGCCTCACCTTCATCATCTCCTCCATCCTGGAGAGTGATGAGTTCCTGATCATCGACGTCATCCACGAGGTGGCCCACAGCTGGTTCGGCAACGCCGTCACCAACGCCACATGGGAGGAGATGTGGCTGAGCGAGGGCCTGGCCACCTACGCGCAGCGCCGCATCACCACCGAGACCTACG GTGCTGCCTTCACCTGTCTGGAGACAGCCTTCCGCCTGGACGCCCTGCACAGACAGATGAAGCTCCTCGGCGAGGACAGCCCAGTTAGCAAACTGCAGGTCAAGCTGGAGCCAG GGGTGAATCCGAGCCACCTGATGAACCTGTTCACTTACGAGAAGGGCTACTGCTTCGTGTACTACCTGTCCCAGCTCTGCGGGGACCCCCAGCGCTTTGACCGCTTTCTCCGA GCCTACGTGGAGAAGTACAAGTTCACCAGCGTGGTAGCCCAGGACCTGCTGGACTCCTTCCTGACCTTCTTCCCGGAGCTGAAGGAGCAGAGTGTGGACTGCCGGGCAG GGCTGGAGTTTGAGCGCTGGCTGAATGCCACAGGCCCCCCGCTGGCCGAGCCAGACCTGTCTCAGGGATCCAGCCTGACCCGGCCCGTGGAGGCCCTCTTCCAGCTGTGGACCGCGGAGCCCCTGGACCAGGCGGCCGCGTCCGCCAGCACCATCGACATCTCCAAGTGGAGGACCTTCCAGACAGCGCTCTTCCTGGACCGGCTCCTGGATGGGTCCCCGCTGCCCCAGG AGGTGGTGATGAGCCTGTCCAAGTGCTACTCCTCCCTGCTGGACTCGATGAACGCCGAGATCCGCATCCGCTGGCTGCAGATTGTCGTCCGAAACGACTACTACCCTGACCTCCACAGGGTCCGGCGCTTCCTCGAGAGCCAG ATGTCCCGCATGTACACCATCCCGCTGTACGAGGACCTCTGCACCGGCGCCCTCAAGTCCTTCGCCCTGGAGGTCTTCTACCAGACGCAGGGCCGGCTGCACCCCAACTTGCGCCGGACCATCCAGCAGATCCTGTCCCAGGGCCTGGGCCCCGGCACAGAGCCCAGCGTGGAGCAAGGCGGGGCCGGAGCGGACTCGGAGGCGGACACAGACGCACCAGCCCTGCTGCTCGGGGACGAGGCCCCCGGCAGCGCCATCTCTCTCAGGGATGTCAACGTGTCTGCCTAG
- the DUSP28 gene encoding dual specificity phosphatase 28, protein MDAEQAGRRGATKAAPPPFVRVAPSLFLGSAKAAAAPELLERAGVTLCVNVSRQQPGPRAPGVTELRVPVFDDPAEDLLAHLEPTCAAMEAAVRAGGACLVYCKNGRSRSAAVCTAYLMRHRGLTRERAFQTVKSARPVAEPNPGFWSQLQKYEETLQSWSRLPGEPSGPTEP, encoded by the exons ATGGACGCGGAGCAAGCCGGACGCCGCGGGGCCACCAAGGCCGCCCCGCCGCCGTTCGTGCGCGTCGCCCCCTCGCTCTTCCTCGGGAGCGCGAAGGCCGCGGCCGCCCCGGAGCTGCTGGAGCGCGCGGGCGTCACCCTATGCGTCAACGTTTCGCGCCAGCAGCCCGGCCCCCGCGCGCCCGGCGTGACCGAGCTGCGCGTGCCCGTATTCGACGACCCGGCTGAGGACCTGCTGGCGCACCTGGAGCCTACCTGTGCCGCCATGGAGGCCGCGGTACGCGCCGGTGGTGCCTGCCTCGTCTACTGCAAGAACGGCCGCAGCCGCTCGGCCGCCGTCTGCACCGCCTACCTCATGCGTCATCGCGGCCTCACGCGGGAGCGGGCCTTCCAG ACTGTGAAGAGCGCCCGCCCGGTGGCCGAGCCCAACCCGGGCTTCTGGTCCCAGCTCCAGAAGTACGAGGAGACCCTGCAGTCGTGGTCCCGCCTGCCCGGGGAGCCCTCGGGCCCCACTGAGCCCTAA